One Diospyros lotus cultivar Yz01 chromosome 1, ASM1463336v1, whole genome shotgun sequence genomic window carries:
- the LOC127789864 gene encoding FRIGIDA-like protein 3 isoform X1 has product MPNSLSSLSLSRDFAASRGALAKHGLILRRNSPPSDRFPGPRRFDPGLPNMEDNESVAMLMDSTSSKIAQLQKAFAELESHRAITLNLKWKQLEEHFQGLQKSLKRRFTELEDQEKEYETKITKAQEILEKREAAVMAKEKASLEGLQEKRDAAVSAIVNAFQKHRKLSSAEVVATGEEQVGAPFVKEKPSDVMATGNNFGDVKKTSENESVEVKSYPELVKLCQDMDSDRLHKFISDNRKNLAAIKEEIPLALKAAADPASLVLDSLDGFYSMELSNLDGKKDSNLLGLRRTCIMLMECLSVLLTNLDRTTVSNIITEGVKQRAKAIAENWKPKLDDLDVDAYNGNSLEAHAFLQLLATFGIDSDFDQADLSKLIPMVSRRRQTAELCRALGLAEKMPGVITVLVNNGRHIDAVNLAFAFELTEQFPPVSLLKSYLTESNKVSSPGKSGNSSPTVQCEVNERELSALKAVIKCIEDHMLEEQYPVEPLQKRVLQLEKAKEDKKRATEVSKPQPKRPRASGVGHGPRVANVAMDKNFYARMTDRYPQYMYDRAYVYPGPTDNHIPSLLGSAAYTLSPAGHGSFFGNGFQYQAAAYLH; this is encoded by the exons GGCTTACCTAACATGGAAGATAATGAATCAGTTGCTATGCTCATGGACTCCACGTCATCCAAGATAGCACAACTTCAGAAAGCATTCGCTGAGCTTGAGAGTCATCGAGCCATAACCCTAAATCTAAAATGGAAGCAACTTGAGGAACATTTTCAGGGGCTTCAGAAGTCCTTGAAAAGGCGTTTCACAGAATTGGAAGACCAAGAAAAGGAGTATGAGACCAAAATAACGAAAGCTCAGGAGATACTGGAGAAGCGCGAGGCAGCTGTTATGGCCAAGGAGAAAGCTTCATTGGAGGGGCTGCAAGAGAAAAGAGATGCTGCAGTATCTGCTATTGTTAATGCTTTCCAGAAGCACAGGAAGTTATCTTCTGCAGAAGTAGTTGCTACCGGTGAGGAACAAGTTGGGGCACCATTTGTTAAAGAGAAACCATCTGATGTCATGGCTACTGGGAATAACTTTGGAGATGTGAAAAAGACTTCTGAAAATGAAAGTGTGGAGGTGAAGTCTTATCCCGAACTAGTGAAATTATGTCAAGATATGGATTCAGACAGGCTCCATAAGTTCATATCAGACAATCGCAAGAACCTTGCTGCCATCAAGGAAGAAATTCCTCTTGCATTAAAAGCTGCAGCTGATCCAGCTTCTCTGGTTTTGGACTCTCTTGATGGTTTCTACAGCATGGAGTTGTCAAATTTGGATGGGAAAAAAGATTCAAATCTATTGGGTTTACGCCGGACCTGTATCATGTTGATGGAATGCCTCAGTGTTTTGTTAACGAACCTGGATCGGACCACTGTTTCCAATATAATTACAGAAGGTGTTAAACAACGAGCAAAGGCAATTGCTGAGAATTGGAAACCCAAGCTGGATGATCTTGATGTGGATGCCTACAATGGGAACTCCTTGGAGGCTCATGCATTTTTACAGCTTCTAGCCACTTTTGGCATCGATTCTGATTTTGATCAGGCTGATTTGTCCAAACTCATACCGATGGTTTCTCGTCGCCGCCAAACAGCTGAACTGTGTCGTGCTCTTGGATTGGCAGAGAAAATGCCAG GTGTAATCACTGTGTTGGTGAATAATGGAAGGCATATTGATGCTGTTAACCTAGCTTTTGCATTTGAGCTGACAGAACAATTCCCACCAGTATCATTACTGAAATCCTACTTGACCGAGTCCAACAAGGTTTCTTCACCTGGCAAAAGTGGAAATTCATCTCCTACCGTACAG TGTGAGGTCAATGAAAGAGAGCTGTCTGCCCTAAAGGCTGTGATAAAGTGCATTGAAGACCACATGCTTGAAGAGCAGTATCCCGTGGAGCCACTCCAAAAACGAGTTCTACAGCTGGAGAAGGCAAAGGAAGACAAGAAAAGGGCAACCGAAGTTTCAAAGCCTCAGCCCAAAAGACCCCGTGCCAGTGGTGTTGGACATGGCCCCCGAGTTGCTAATGTTGCCATGGACAAGAACTTCTATGCTAGAATGACCGACAGGTACCCACAGTATATGTATGACAGAGCGTATGTTTACCCGGGTCCAACTGACAACCATATCCCGTCGCTTCTGGGTTCTGCTGCTTACACCCTGTCTCCTGCCGGTCATGGCAGCTTCTTCGGAAATGGATTCCAGTACCAGGCTGCTGCGTATCTTCACTAG
- the LOC127789864 gene encoding FRIGIDA-like protein 3 isoform X2: protein MEDNESVAMLMDSTSSKIAQLQKAFAELESHRAITLNLKWKQLEEHFQGLQKSLKRRFTELEDQEKEYETKITKAQEILEKREAAVMAKEKASLEGLQEKRDAAVSAIVNAFQKHRKLSSAEVVATGEEQVGAPFVKEKPSDVMATGNNFGDVKKTSENESVEVKSYPELVKLCQDMDSDRLHKFISDNRKNLAAIKEEIPLALKAAADPASLVLDSLDGFYSMELSNLDGKKDSNLLGLRRTCIMLMECLSVLLTNLDRTTVSNIITEGVKQRAKAIAENWKPKLDDLDVDAYNGNSLEAHAFLQLLATFGIDSDFDQADLSKLIPMVSRRRQTAELCRALGLAEKMPGVITVLVNNGRHIDAVNLAFAFELTEQFPPVSLLKSYLTESNKVSSPGKSGNSSPTVQCEVNERELSALKAVIKCIEDHMLEEQYPVEPLQKRVLQLEKAKEDKKRATEVSKPQPKRPRASGVGHGPRVANVAMDKNFYARMTDRYPQYMYDRAYVYPGPTDNHIPSLLGSAAYTLSPAGHGSFFGNGFQYQAAAYLH, encoded by the exons ATGGAAGATAATGAATCAGTTGCTATGCTCATGGACTCCACGTCATCCAAGATAGCACAACTTCAGAAAGCATTCGCTGAGCTTGAGAGTCATCGAGCCATAACCCTAAATCTAAAATGGAAGCAACTTGAGGAACATTTTCAGGGGCTTCAGAAGTCCTTGAAAAGGCGTTTCACAGAATTGGAAGACCAAGAAAAGGAGTATGAGACCAAAATAACGAAAGCTCAGGAGATACTGGAGAAGCGCGAGGCAGCTGTTATGGCCAAGGAGAAAGCTTCATTGGAGGGGCTGCAAGAGAAAAGAGATGCTGCAGTATCTGCTATTGTTAATGCTTTCCAGAAGCACAGGAAGTTATCTTCTGCAGAAGTAGTTGCTACCGGTGAGGAACAAGTTGGGGCACCATTTGTTAAAGAGAAACCATCTGATGTCATGGCTACTGGGAATAACTTTGGAGATGTGAAAAAGACTTCTGAAAATGAAAGTGTGGAGGTGAAGTCTTATCCCGAACTAGTGAAATTATGTCAAGATATGGATTCAGACAGGCTCCATAAGTTCATATCAGACAATCGCAAGAACCTTGCTGCCATCAAGGAAGAAATTCCTCTTGCATTAAAAGCTGCAGCTGATCCAGCTTCTCTGGTTTTGGACTCTCTTGATGGTTTCTACAGCATGGAGTTGTCAAATTTGGATGGGAAAAAAGATTCAAATCTATTGGGTTTACGCCGGACCTGTATCATGTTGATGGAATGCCTCAGTGTTTTGTTAACGAACCTGGATCGGACCACTGTTTCCAATATAATTACAGAAGGTGTTAAACAACGAGCAAAGGCAATTGCTGAGAATTGGAAACCCAAGCTGGATGATCTTGATGTGGATGCCTACAATGGGAACTCCTTGGAGGCTCATGCATTTTTACAGCTTCTAGCCACTTTTGGCATCGATTCTGATTTTGATCAGGCTGATTTGTCCAAACTCATACCGATGGTTTCTCGTCGCCGCCAAACAGCTGAACTGTGTCGTGCTCTTGGATTGGCAGAGAAAATGCCAG GTGTAATCACTGTGTTGGTGAATAATGGAAGGCATATTGATGCTGTTAACCTAGCTTTTGCATTTGAGCTGACAGAACAATTCCCACCAGTATCATTACTGAAATCCTACTTGACCGAGTCCAACAAGGTTTCTTCACCTGGCAAAAGTGGAAATTCATCTCCTACCGTACAG TGTGAGGTCAATGAAAGAGAGCTGTCTGCCCTAAAGGCTGTGATAAAGTGCATTGAAGACCACATGCTTGAAGAGCAGTATCCCGTGGAGCCACTCCAAAAACGAGTTCTACAGCTGGAGAAGGCAAAGGAAGACAAGAAAAGGGCAACCGAAGTTTCAAAGCCTCAGCCCAAAAGACCCCGTGCCAGTGGTGTTGGACATGGCCCCCGAGTTGCTAATGTTGCCATGGACAAGAACTTCTATGCTAGAATGACCGACAGGTACCCACAGTATATGTATGACAGAGCGTATGTTTACCCGGGTCCAACTGACAACCATATCCCGTCGCTTCTGGGTTCTGCTGCTTACACCCTGTCTCCTGCCGGTCATGGCAGCTTCTTCGGAAATGGATTCCAGTACCAGGCTGCTGCGTATCTTCACTAG
- the LOC127789879 gene encoding TPR repeat-containing protein ZIP4 translates to MRISEILTPDLRQSLNEPQSHVLSQIESSIKELELHALVAPLPGTITADLVLGLTQLSSLAPFSNSVKLQIWKLSYRLWNACVDLANAAGVRSSSAAKSGEENAKLRQVSADLLFLATDVLGIPSPAFKAASFFYKTGLIWHDLRKFDVANTCFEKAADLTSRIDVGAISDNEERKLLLGLNMARSRTAWEVSDRNLAITLLNRGKNVLFGCAENYRALANQYLIFGKIALSKNEACGVNEGLKLMNEALELCEKGLRIARKQDETLALKTLRLKTLRFIAASHLQRDEFESVLKCVRVLRDDGGGDDHPSLSVLAMKAFLGLGKYGEAEKELKGMVVDEGIPEGVWVSAVESYFQAAGVAGAETAKGIFLGILGRCRVSSGAAIRVVSRVVGEGVTSEGSRIRAKLVAELVSDERLVAIFAGEEAAKERTAMHAVLWNCAADHFRSKDYETSAEMFEKSMLYVPYNIENRTLRAKGFRILGLCYLGLSQLDRAQEYISEAEKIEPNIACAFLKFKISLQKNDHNGAITQVQAMTTCLDFTPDFLSLSAHEAIACRALPVAVASLSTLLNSYPTGKPMASTKVMVLRTLVTILTQDPSNESEALKYMKQGYKISCELGPACFFGKGEVGRRERDWLAVNSWNMGTRTGKEKNYELCAEFFRLASEFYGVTVDGEIEGNNAMVCKSLILTVSAMIADEKHQKAIMLDTEVKQAIELLDRAGKILSCISTRNQSNGDEITTVGPDYFFIYTLNAYDLHARLKGTGSQQLLLIKSFAASKSCNPNYLLQLGLHASQGPHSNPEVATFALNTCLSALLDSPFPNYRHVALTVRKLIAVCAVHKGDSDDVLHGLYKQAYRIMVGLKEGEYPIEEGKWLAMTAWNRAALPTRLGQVEAARKWMNMGLELAGKVPGMDAYKSCMEGFLAGFEKKFHALENSSECRSEI, encoded by the exons ATGAGAATCTCCGAGATCTTGACGCCAGACCTCCGGCAGAGCCTCAACGAGCCTCAGTCTCACGTTCTCTCACAAATCGAGTCTTCGATCAAAGAACTCGAACTTCACGCGTTGGTGGCTCCCTTACCGGGAACTATTACCGCCGACCTCGTTCTCGGTCTCACTCAGCTGAGCTCCCTCGCTCCGTTCTCCAATTCCGTGAAGCTCCAGATCTGGAAGCTTAGCTACCGCCTCTGGAACGCCTGTGTTGATCTCGCCAACGCTGCCGGGGTGCGATCCTCCTCCGCCGCCAAATCCGGCGAGGAAAATGCTAAGCTCCGGCAGGTCTCCGCCGATTTGCTTTTCCTAGCCACAGACGTCCTCGGAATCCCGTCCCCAGCTTTCAAGGCCGCCTCGTTCTTCTACAAAACCGGTCTTATTTGGCACGACCTTCGCAAGTTTGATGTCGCGAATACTTGCTTCGAGAAAGCCGCCGATCTCACCTCTAGGATCGATGTTGGGGCTATTTCCGATAACGAAGAACGGAAACTCCTCCTAGGTCTGAACATGGCGAGGTCCAGAACCGCTTGGGAAGTTTCGGACAGGAATCTAGCGATTACGTTACTAAATCGAGGGAAAAATGTTCTATTCGGATGTGCAGAGAACTATAGAGCTTTAGCCAACCAGTACTTGATATTTGGAAAAATTGCTTTGTCAAAGAATGAGGCGTGTGGCGTGAACGAAGGGCTGAAATTGATGAACGAAGCATTAGAATTGTGCGAGAAGGGTCTGAGGATCGCGAGGAAGCAAGATGAAACGCTTGCTCTGAAGACACTGAGATTAAAGACACTTCGGTTCATTGCGGCGTCACATTTGCAGAGGGATGAGTTCGAGAGTGTATTGAAATGTGTCAGGGTGTTGAGAGATGATGGTGGTGGAGATGATCATCCGAGCTTGAGTGTTTTGGCTATGAAGGCATTCTTGGGGCTAGGGAAGTACGGAGAGGCTGAGAAGGAGCTAAAGGGTATGGTGGTAGACGAGGGGATTCCGGAGGGTGTTTGGGTATCAGCGGTGGAGTCCTATTTTCAGGCTGCTGGAGTGGCTGGGGCAGAAACTGCAAAGGGGATTTTCTTGGGAATCCTGGGAAGGTGCCGAGTTAGTTCAGGTGCAGCAATTAGGGTGGTTAGCAGGGTGGTTGGGGAGGGTGTGACCAGTGAAGGCTCGAGGATAAGGGCCAAGTTAGTGGCTGAACTGGTGTCAGATGAGAGGCTGGTGGCTATTTTTGCTGGAGAGGAAGCTGCAAAAGAGAGGACAGCAATGCATGCCGTTCTGTGGAACTG TGCTGCAGACCATTTTCGATCTAAAGATTATGAGACAAGTGCGGAGATGTTTGAAAAGTCTATGCTCTACGTACCTTATAATATAGAAAATAGGACTCTCCGAGCAAAAGGGTTCAGAATTTTAGGTCTCTGTTACCTAGGCCTCTCCCAGCTAGATCGAGCTCAAGAGTACATCAGTGAGGCTGAAAAG ATTGAACCCAATATAGCATGTGCTTTCCTTAAG TTCAAGATTAGTCTGCAAAAGAATGACCACAATGGAGCTATTACTCAAGTGCAAGCTATGACTACTTGCCTCGACTTCACGCCTGACTTCCTCTCTCTTTCAGCCCATGAAGCTATTGCTTGTCGCGCTCTTCCTGTGGCCGTTGCCTCTCTATCCACTCTCTTAAACTCTTACCCCACAGGGAAACCCATGGCATCCACGAAGGTCATGGTGCTGCGCACCCTAGTCACAATCCTCACACAAGACCCTAGCAACGAGTCTGAAGCCCTCAAATACATGAAACAAGGTTATAAGATATCATGTGAGCTTGGTCCTGCTTGTTTCTTTGGGAAAGGTGAGGTGGGCAGAAGGGAACGGGATTGGCTTGCTGTGAACTCATGGAATATGGGGACTAGAACAGGCAAggagaaaaattatgaattatgcGCAGAATTCTTTAGATTGGCATCAGAATTCTACGGTGTTACGGTAGATGGTGAAATAGAAGGAAACAATGCAATGGTTTGCAAATCATTGATATTGACTGTATCTGCCATGATAGCTGATGAGAAGCATCAAAAGGCCATAATGTTGGACACTGAAGTGAAGCAAGCCATTGAGCTGCTAGACAGAGCTGGAAAG ATATTATCATGCATCTCTACCAGGAACCAATCAAATGGCGATGAGATCACCACGGTTGGGCCTGACTACTTCTTTATATACACCTTGAATGCATATGATCTGCATGCAAGGCTTAAGGGAACAGGATCCCAACAGCTCCTCCTGATAAAAAGCTTTGCAGCCTCAAAATCTTGCAATCCTAATTATCTTCTTCAGCTTGGCCTCCATGCCTCACAAGGCCCACATTCCAATCCTGAAGTAGCCACCTTTGCCCTAAATACCTGTCTCTCTGCTCTCCTCGATTCCCCTTTTCCAAATTACCGGCATGTGGCTCTCACAGTCAGGAAACTGATTGCTGTTTGTGCCGTTCACAAGGGCGACTCAGATGATGTTTTACATGGACTGTACAAGCAAGCATACCGGATAATGGTCGGGTTAAAGGAGGGGGAGTATCCAATTGAAGAGGGGAAGTGGCTGGCCATGACAGCATGGAACCGAGCGGCTCTCCCCACGAGGCTGGGGCAGGTTGAGGCAGCGAGGAAGTGGATGAATATGGGGTTGGAACTGGCCGGCAAGGTCCCTGGAATGGACGCTTACAAGTCATGCATGGAAGGGTTTCTTGCCGGCTTCGAAAAGAAGTTTCATGCCCTCGAGAACAGTAGTGAATGCAGGTCTGAAATCTGA